The Solea senegalensis isolate Sse05_10M linkage group LG18, IFAPA_SoseM_1, whole genome shotgun sequence DNA segment acgtttaagaagcgtaaaagtaaaaaaaaacttcatttaataatttaaaaacataaaatgagttgatgattaatttactAAATGATTACTAATCATtttatcgattaatcgttgcagaCCTAGTTGATGGCATCAGTTTTAtagaagattttttttccaaaagctTAAAGTACATAAAGTAATATTTGAGTTTAATAGTAATAGTCTAGAAACCACTAGAGGAAAGATAGATTCAACTGaatttgttaatatttctggCACGATCATCAGCCTGTTTTATCACAGAGGAAAATCTGaatgtaaatacaaaacattGGTTGATTGAAATGTCGTATAAAAGTTTTATCAGCAAAAGATAAATGTGAGAGGTATGTAAGGACTGATCACAAAACCACAATGTTCACAGACTAAGTGCAAGAAGCAAATATGACGATAACAGCAACAAAACCCCTTATTAatcatacattattttaatttagctTAATGCTTAATCTTCATTTATATCAAGTAGTTGTCCCTTCTGATCTTGGTGACCCGTAGTTCCGTAACAACAACTGCTTGTATCGGTGAGCTAATACCTGATCAGCAGTGGATGTCGTTACTGAAACTCTGAAAAATTGGCTTCACTTTAATGAAAatctcattattattttaaaaaagcgTGTCATTGACTTTGGCATGATAAAATCAAACAGAACCGGGCGGTTGATCACATGAAATGAGAGACAAATAAGGGGAAGATGGGGGGGGTTATCTCCCGGCGAGTGTACACAGGGATGTGGGTGGCCTACAGCACTGACATAAGGCTGACAGAGCGTGATTTGGCACTGGTCACAGCCAGATGGGCCTGACAGCATGAACCTCAAGGCAACAATCAAGCTGCCAAGGCCCATCTCTGCAGCACAGCCAATGGACCGAATTTCCTGTCCTAACGTTCTCCTGGAAGGCCATAAGCCATGAAGGAGCACTCTGGGGGgggttttagtttgtttttttaaatgtcatgagGCTGCTGAACAAATTGTTGTAACACTATTCTCAACAGTGTGGCAGACGTTCGTGTGATCACAAACTTCCACATGAAGCCACATGATGCATGAAAATACACAGCACACTACTACTTGTCTACtactttcatgtgttcataagtATCCCAACAGTTTAGCCAACATGTTACCACTAGTGTGTTTAATCATAGAGAGatatatacattaaatgtaagtttgttttttgaaatgtgtcCACTAGGGATACGATACAACAGGggatacatggtccatgataccaataatatcgtgatacaacgattctgtgataatcaatttATTGCAagacatcacgatatctgtctaactgaagacaACAAAGCGTtaacgtgaaaagttaaaattgCATAAAGACTAGGTattgaggagacatgaagtagtcaCACATGGCGAGTGAAATTGGCAGAAACTGTTTACTTAAGAGCTTCTTaagtaaatgaattaaaatatcaatatttgccctggcgttTTGAACGATATATCAcaaaatcgatattttgacccacccgtAGTGTCCGCACACTGACACGCTCTATGTGTCTCCTTCTCTTCTTAATGCTCTTTTAAACACCACAAATCTGTCATGTCACCAAATCGGAAATAGAGTAAACAAAAGCACGTCAGGATCCCTTTAGAACAAAGTCAGTCACTCAGGACGGGTCAATAATCAAAATGACCCTACACTCATCTAATTGCCGTTCTTATGCAGTTTAATGTTGTCTGCACTCGCACCAAAAAAGGTTacaggtgagacacatttgCCCGTGGGCAAAGAATAAAATTTGCTTAACATGGCGCCGGCCTAATAGGCCTAATGTTGGAGATAACGATGAATGCTAATACTTTATCAGGTTTTAATCCCCCATTAACCTGAGGACTACCTCAGATCCTTCCAGGAGTCATGATACTGGTTTTTGTCTCATTAAAATATAATCTATATACAAATATTTTTATGTACTGTGAGATGACTTTGCATAGATTTAAAGCTCAAATTCACAAATTACAGCTTTCCTTGGTGGGATTTAGAATAAAAATGCAGATAGGGTAGTATTTTATGAGCTATTTTCTCTGTAAATCAAAATACTCTTTCCTTGCAAATGTGTTGACACAGTTGTGTCTTGAGATGCATCTTCGAAACTCCACAcgatataaaaataacaaacatttctGAAAACTCGAAAACTAGTTACAGTCTCACTGCTGAATATGAATAACTCAGACACAAATATGCACGTACGGCCCATATTTTCACGGCAACTGCACTGAGATATTCTCACTTCCCGATGAACAATCACCACTGACCCACAAAGAGTCTGTTTATGTATCCGTGTGTGGACAGTGGGCACAAAGCTCCACATTGTTACCAAGCATGAAAGAGTGACGGCATGTAGTATGTAACATCTTTCCAAAAAGCCCTCCtctgccgcctcctcctcctcctcctcctccactactCCTCTCCCTTAACAGTTTCTTTccccactgtgtttgtgtgttgaaaaATCTTTCTACCCATTATGGAAGGCTGCTATCTGTTTCTTGAGAGACCTTCCTCTACAAatagtgtcacacacacacaaaacctgaACCATGAAAATTCATCTTTATGCTACACCAAGGTAACAGCACGATATCACAATCCCTCCCACGTCTTTCACAAGTGATTATGTCTTCAGATTCAGAGCCTTAATTTAACTTATAGATGTAAAGTGTGGCTGCAACACTACAAAAGTACTTTATAGCAGTGGCACAGGGCATTCATTCAGAGTAGCACAAGGCGTTCTAACCATGTTAACAGTGTTAAAATTTACTATACATCGCCCTATGtaagctgagattggcaaagCACCcgctgcgaccctcatgtggaggataaaggatGTCAGAAAGGGCCCAAAAAGTAGGACCAACACTGCTTCACCACTTGGGTTTAAGGGACTGTCCACACAAAAGCAAGTCTAGGTTTTTATAGTATCTgcattttatccacatggaaacggCCATCCATGCATTTTCATGATGACAACCGATACACTGTGTCACAATCCCACCTCTACAAACGTATTCCTTAAACTATACCATGTTTACGGaaaactttttcaaaacaacaaagaaaaaagaatgtttatatttctttccatttttgtgTGGAAAGGGCCTAATGTATGTCACACAAACCAGAATTAACATATACATAATAGCCGGGGGGTGGATGGGGGAGCCTGATGTAGATGTCTCATAAATCAATGCTacgttgcaaaaaaaaaaacaccacttaGTGAACAAAACAGCTGAAATAGAATGTCTCCCCTTTAGTTGACCTTGAACACAACAATGAGGTATATCAGCAAGGTCTCGGACATTAGATAAGATCTGTCATTATCACAACTATCTCTTGTGTAACACTGTGAAAATACAGGGACTCATACCGTGGGTGCACAGTTAGTTGTCCACTTGACTGGCTGCATACTAATAATTTACCAAAGCAATGACCTGTTAAGTCCCCACCAGCAACACCTGACTGATAAAGTCTTTCAAAATTAGGAGAAAAGAATCTTTGATACAGTAACTTACAATTTAAATTACTCCTTCACAGTGGGAAAATTGGACATATCATCACAGGAAGAGCACAGGTGTATCTAAAGATATTAATGATGGCTCCTGTTACCAGCAGGAGTGCCAATAAGCTAGGCTAATGACCCAGTGTGCATAATAACGCCAAAGTCCTGCACCAACACCTGAACTCAGCACAACAGCCTTTAGTCCACTGTCTTGAACTCATTACAGTGACGTCATATTATCCACAACTTGTCcgccatttatttattgtgaaataaatgtgtccaaaatgtgcattttatgacatttcagACTTAGATAGCAAACAGTTTTAGCTAGAAAGTGCTTGAATGCAACATTAGCTGTCATCTAATGTTAGCTAgtaaaatatgttgtttaaCTTTGAGTAAAAGTAATTACCCCAGACTTTTACCTGACCTTAGCTAAAGTTAGCTGTTATTTggcttgttttaatttgaaacatgGTCACATTGTTCTCTGGATTTTAGCTAATTTCAGTCAGCATTTAGCTAAAATGTGAGCTGTCATCAAATGGTAGCTaacatacatttaattattttgtttaaccTTTAAACACAACCGGATTACCCAATGAGTGTAAACTAAAGTTAGTTAACATTAAGCTAGCTGTCAACGGCTTGTTTTACCTTTTAACATGACTAGATTACCCTCTGAATGTAAACTATCGTGAGCTAACATTTAGCTTTAGCTCATCTAATGGTAGCAAACAGACTATCAATGATGTTGATTTATCTTGACGCATAATCAGATTACCCCCTAAAGAAGACATGTCCAAAGTCCTGCAAGATTTTATGTGGCCTGCGTactattgttttatattattgcattattcATGGCCAGGGACAGAGTTGGTAAGGAGTTGAGCTCTGAAACGAGAGTCCAGAGTTTGTGTCCCGGCCATAACAGAAATATCTCCAGATGTGATTAAATTAGAAATTAGAATTAGTTAATATTCAGCTTAGCTTGTTTTACCTTGAAGATCTAAACTACTGTTGgctaaacttttaaaaaaaactattaaatatgttgttttaccTTGAAACATGATCTTGATTATCCAACAGCTGTCCAAGTCACCCATTTCtgtagaaaagtagaaaataacacacaataaacatataaataaacacacaacaaacagtaAGTGTTGAACTGTAAGCAAATATTCTTCatgaaaacctaaaaaaaataaataaattgtcatTGAAgttgaagaaaatgaaacaattattattaaatgactCTTGaaattagtttagttttagcATTACAATATAGGCTATTATCTGCAGCAGGTAATTCAAGCTTGATTGTTCCCTTTTCACAAGAACCAATTTGCTATATCATGTCACAGCAGGAAGCAAACGGGTGCCATTAATTCTGCATTATTAATGGCAGCACAACGTTTGGTCATGCCAGTTTAATTGCCTGCTATTATTTGTGCTGGCTCATTTAAACACGACATTGCTGACTGGGCTCAATAGATCTTGAGTATCGTGGATGCTATTAATCACGCATGTGATTTCAAGCATTTTGTTTAAGAAACAGTTGCATTCAGAGCcggtaaacaaacacaaatggtTTTTATCTCCAACACAAAAGATCCAATTTGTACTTATTATACTTGAGACGTGACAATATTGGCTTAAGTTTTCAGCTGTATTTAATTTATACCACTTACCCTTTGCCATTTTCGCAGGGCTtcagtagatttttttttctccttttttttttaaattaggtTTTAACTCAACCTGTGAGATTAATTCTGCCACCTGAGCAGCTGTGCCTGGGAGATATTGTGGATTTGGATGAGTTTGCCGCCTCAGGGAGGAAGAAAATACAATGACATACGCAAAAGCgcatacataaaaacatacacactatGCCCTTTTACCAGCGATACAAGCCTCCCCCAGGGACGCACTTGTATcatgtgtctcactgtcattgtcagggaggagaaaaaggggaGTGCACATGACAAGGGAACACACGTATGTGGTAAGACAAGGCTATAGCTGTCATGCCGGGGGAACGCAAACAATACCTGATGTGGGACAATTATGGGGAGGAACGAAAGACAAGTGCgtcatgttttaattaatgtgGATGTTTTCACAGAAGGCCTTATTTACATATCATTATCTATGTTTACATTGACACAAGTGGAAGCCTCATCGGAATAAAAAGAGGTCATGTAAACGTGCCAATCGGCCAAACTCAGCCCATTCGGAAGACGAGTTTCATTGCGAACAATCTGGCTGGTAAATGCCGGTCATCATTCAGATCAGCGTTCATATATACAATCAATCCGATCACGATTTTTCCTGGTTTGGTGCCGTCACGGATAGTGGACAGCGAGGGCACGAGCAGATACGTGCAGCGTTCCAGAGAATAAGACAACAGTGCACATAAAATAGTCCGTTCCTATGTATGCCACAACCTGATCATTTACAGTAACTTTGCGGTAGAATTCCAATCGGaacaaatattttcagaatgaagaaatttaaaaaaaaagaagaagaataaactGATTCAATTCAGTAAATGAATggaataatctttttttattattattactgttatgtTTAATAGGtctgacagtgtgtgacagcAACTGTGACAAACGGAGTGATTGACGTGCCGCATGTGCATGTCCGGCTAAATCATTAACGACAGCAAACCAGTGCTAATGATAACATTAATAAATGCATGAGTTTTAGATTTGCCTCTGATAAATGACGACAGACTAGAAACAGACGAGGCATCACCTTCTTGGGGGAGATCTCAAATTCCACGTCACgctaaataatgaattaatatcACTGAATGGGAGCAGGGAACGGTTAACCTCAGCTCCCCACCCCTCCTCGCTGAAATCACTCTGCGAGGGAAGCCAATCAGCATCAGCCACTCCCACaggcccctcctcctcctctctgtggttATATAGTCTGCGGACGTCggcatcacaacacacacacactcgcacacaccgtgctcctcctgctgctgctgcgtgcaGCTCGAGAGATGAAGCTGCACTGACAGAATTCACCCATTCATGGGCAGTGGAAAAACATGGTGAGTGCATCGTCTCTGCAGCTAAACAGTCCCGTTTTCTTTGTGAACGTCTGAGTCTGTAGCTGAGCTGAAACATTTGCCCCGggagttgtttttattcttttccttcttcgtccttgtttttcccctcactctctaTTTGTCCTTCTCTCCAATTGCAGGTATGTGCCGGCAAGTGTTGAgagcaccaacaacaacaacagtaacaacagtagcagcagcagcagccagcctGGCTTTGACAGCACCAGAAGCGGCTTCAGAGAAACCCCTCTAAGCAGCACAAGCACCAGCAGCAACAATCAGACAAACACTGAGAGCATCACTGCCACCAGCCTTTTTTGAGTCGTTATCCAAGGACAGGAGCTCCGAGATGGGTTGTTCTTCAGGCCGCCAGCCCCCGGCCCCCGTCCTCCACCCGGACCTGGactgcagcaacaacagtgAGGCCAACACCTTACCCCAGGACTCTGAGAACCAGAATCAGGGCTTGAACGGCCTTGGAGAAGGGGAGAGGAGCATCGGAAGAGACTCGGCCAAACCTCCAGAGTCTCTCCCGACGCTGGAGCGGCTTGCCCAGGCTACAGGTGGCACAGAGAAGTCCTGGTACCGCTGTGTGTTTCCTTTCGGGGTGATATCGCTGGTGATCGGCATGGCAGGCACCGGCGTGACGTTCACGTTCAACACGCTGCCCCAGACCAAAGTGGTGTCGGTGGCGCTGCTGTGCGTCGGCATACTGATGCTGCTCGTGGCCGCCGTTTGCTGGAGGGcgcacagacagaggaggaggaaaaagaaggaaGGCGGATTCTTCACAGCTGATCAGGGCACTTTGTGATGGAGGGTGGACTTTGTTGGTCCAGACAGGGAACTTCAGGTTGGACTTTTTGATTGAGAAAGACAAACTGATTAAGATGCAATGAGTGCTGCTCACGAGGGCATAGTTTTGaagtctgtgactgtgattcaGTGTTCAGAAAAATGCCGACTTATCAAAAGGCATCATCTCCAAACTGAGCAAACACAAAGGGTATGTgtctcacttaaaaaaaacaaaaaaacaacaactccctCCCCTTTTAGCTGGGCATCCAGTGTAGCACAGAGGCCAGAGCAAATTATAGAAGATCATTGCTCCAAGGCTGGGCTCAGCCTGGTGTCAGGGGAGATGGCTGAGAGGTTGGCATCATCTCAGGAATAGTTATTTAACACCTCCTGTGCACATTCCCCCTCAAAAGTGCCAGACAGGCGGCACAACACACAGATCATTTCAACCGAGAACATCTGCATCAGCTTATTTTCAGAGTGATCAGAGTCACATTCAGTGGGTTTGTAGTGACGATACTCTTTCCTGGCAAGGAAACTGTATCCAAAAGTTTGGTCCACTGTAGCTTGCAGAAGTAAACGGCACACGATCTTCAACCTTCCCTTGAAAACTGCATAACCACTGCTGAAGTGCGCTTTTCACACATATCCTACTTATAGCGTCCCGCTGTTACAGTGCCGCTGCTCTGTAGTGAAAGCACCAGGTAGCAGTGAGAGGTGGTAAACGACAGGGAAGCGCAGAGACTGACTGAGGCAAGAACGGGCCAAGAGAGAGCGGTAACATGCTCGACATCTTTCTGTGTTATGTTCCTCGTGTTTCTGTCTGCAGTCCAATTTAGCATTAGCGGGCATAAAGGTCAACCTTTTTCGCCTCCCTGCCACCAAACTGTGTGGTGGATAAACAAAGTCCAACTGTGCCGGATCAATAGAAATCACCGCTCTGTGGAGAAATCAAGCCTTCGAAGGGAATCGGATACATTTCTACTCTCTGTGGACTAAATTGCTCTCCTCTCTAAGCACTTTTAGACTCACGAGgtgtaaacacaagcaaaaatCCCTTCACGGACTTGGTTCATTCTGGCATGTAACTGATTCCTCTGATCGTGAGAGCAGAGGCAGGGAGAAATAAAAtctatttctctttgtttccagCATTACCAGCTCTTGCACATAAAAGGGTTTTCCCCGTGATTGTTTATGGAAGAGACTGGACGTGAGAAACGGACATTAAGTTAACTCTTCCCTGTGCGCAGGAGGCTTAACCAGATTCAAACCCCGTCATAAATCAAGTTagctctcctccctcttcttcgtTCGAGGGGCCAAAATGTAGCAAGTGGCTTAAATACGTTAGCACTAATATGCATGGTTCGATGAGGTATTTGGGGGAAGACCCGGCAGCTTTTTTGTCCGCTGTAGCAACATTCCTGTATTTGACTGATGATATCAGATAATGTTTACCGGGGCATCACAAGTGGGTCCAATTTCTTTTTTCTAGTGCAGTTACAATGCGGGAAGTGTCTTCACTTCACATTTCTCCTTGATTATCCAGTTTTACAGGGTGCTTTCACTGTTTGCTCATGGAAAAAGATAGAGATTATTATCTTGAGTAATCCCTTGCGGTGttgatgtgttcatgtgtgcacGTAcattacagtactgtgcagaagtcttaggccaccaggTTGGATTATGCTGTAAATGAGCGTATggtataatttgtttttatcaatCACATCGGCAGAAAATACAGAGGGAAAACAGCTTCTACAAGTTAGAGTGTCACATATTTAGTGACCTACACTGAAAATTAGCAAAACCCTGGCTCTACATGGAGTGGAACACCTCAGCCTATAAATCTTCGTCTGgtatttttttgcttattttaaccataaaagggccagaaaatatcCTGTAACTAAgggcttttgcccattttcccagaataactttcaataccTGGCAgttatatttacaatttacGGCATGttaatactgttttaacaatttaaaatgaagaaaaaacaagatttaccataataaccacacgtttAGCAACTTTCAGTCATGTAATTCCGAATTAAATGCCCTCGATCATAGCCTTtgtcagaattaaaaaaaatgacaagactTCTGCAGAGCACTGCATTTATCTTGAAATACTGAGTATTCCTATAAATGACATATCATAAATACTGTAGGTACTGTGTAAAAACTAAAGAGTGTAGCCACATTTCTTCTGAATGTACCTTCTAACAGTGAGTGtcttacaaacaaaaaaaattcttgtatttatatgtatgtacagtatcttCTATTTTGGGTAGACAGAGCAAAATTTAGACATACAGTAACactacggtgtgtgtgtgtgtgtgtgtgtgtatcaataTGAGGAAGTTGCCtttatttaaatctttatttctgTATCCGATTTTCTGGTTGTAAAGTGAAGCACATCATGGGGTGATGAGTATTATTTAAGAGTGTTATACATTCTTTGTTATCGGAGTGAATTCCACATGgtattttatacttttaagCATCCGTGGTGTTTGAGCAAATGACGTGATTGACGTggtttcttgattttttttgttggcaTGGCTTGGCATTTGATCTGAGTGCCTTTTGTTTCATTctcaatattcaatatttcatGTGGAAGGTGCAGCTATTGTATGTCGAGTATGTCGTGCAGGCACACACTGCTGCCACAACAGAGATGCTGGAATATTTGAAGTTTGTGTTCTGTTGGGCATGAAGTTAAAGACACAGTTCCTTTCACGAATACCCAGAAATACCAAATACATGTATAATTATGAATTTCTGTGGTTCTGTCATGTTTGAttgttagtttttgttgtttactaTGAGCTGCTGAAACGCcacattaaatgaataaacatcaaTTTTGGAAACAAGCTCAGTGTTTTGGGTCTTTTTTTGGTCATCATGCTGGGAAACCGCTGCTGAAATTTGCCATTAGTGAAGAAGCCATTCATACGGACATTTGTACTTCACATTATAGGAGCCATACGATACAACAGCTAACGACAGAATGAATCTGAAGCAGTTTGTTGTcgagcagcagaggaaaagctgaaatgacacacacatttgtatgatTCATTAAGCAGCAGTTTGAAACAGCCGTTGCACCTTTTCAGCACAAATGATGCTGCATTGAGTGacagtgacatactgtatataatagcTAGAATCCTTGATTGGATtatcgttttttttctctcttttaacaTAGATGGGTCTGCCAttgtctagtctagtctagtctaagatcattggttttatgtcatgacaagtcatttaattctttaattccgattgtctacatggtgtcatgactgatataatgtccatcatttgtttgcgATGTACCACACTAAAGGCTTTATTGTCAAACTTATTTATAACGTGCACCATTGGcgtaaaacatttttatcttgTAAAATCAGCAAATGGTGCGTCACTTCTCTTTGAAGAATCTGGTTCCTTGAACTCAATATTCTCAATTCTTTGATATGAATAATAACACGAATGGAAATCAGGATATGTGAGGAATAAATTTAACTAATCTGGTTATACTGGCTATTCCTCTCCTTTGGGAAAATTCACCAAAGaccaagaaaagaaagaaaataaacaagctgatataaaaaaaaatctgatatgccagtggaaaaaacaaatcagcacAGCGTTGGTATTAATCAAGCCTTTTATCCCTGCTCATTCCCATCTCAGCACATTTGTGAGCGCAGCTGTCTCTATGAATATTCAAATAAGCACCTATCCTGAATGCGTCCacgctctccctcctcttcctcctcctcttcttcctcctcttcttcctcctcctcctcctactcctctcATCCACCCATCTACAAGGGACTGtgtcattctctccctctctcttgctccccTCTTTGGATGGAGCTAAAAATAACCCGAGCCGATgtcaaaagcaaaagaaaacagagagagagtgtgagagagagagagagagagagagagagagagagtgaggggtttCGCTGCTGGTGGAGAGAAGaatgtgagtgagagtgaaagtggAGAAAACAAGTTAAGTGCCAATGggtggacatttaaaaaaaatttaaaccaATGTATTGGAATTTGGAATATGGAAATTGAGTCAATGATCTTTACAAAGCAGAAACATATGTAACTGAAgttatgtatttaatgtatgtgTGATTTGATTTTCATGTATTGTTTTACAATGCAAAATATCAAATTTATCTGTTTGACAACATCTTAGGAATAAAGATAAATCCCTAaagatttcattaaaaaataaaaaaacaacaacaaaaaaataaatatcaatagtTGCAAATAGGGGCTGAGCACAGATCAATACTGAGTCAACAGAAGGctgaatattggatttttattCACCGTGTGGACACAAACAAGGTCGCTGATAATGTGGCTGTGTATTTACTGGATGTACAGTGTATGTTCATTAAATCAGTATTGTGCGTACCTTGCTTTTGCTCATCTTATGTGAATAAAAGttaaaactgtgcttcccaaacgtgaaatgaaaagattgatgtttgttttgttttccatgttaAGCACAGAACTAGAGTTTTGGGATG contains these protein-coding regions:
- the LOC122758866 gene encoding uncharacterized protein LOC122758866 — protein: MGCSSGRQPPAPVLHPDLDCSNNSEANTLPQDSENQNQGLNGLGEGERSIGRDSAKPPESLPTLERLAQATGGTEKSWYRCVFPFGVISLVIGMAGTGVTFTFNTLPQTKVVSVALLCVGILMLLVAAVCWRAHRQRRRKKKEGGFFTADQGTL